The Impatiens glandulifera chromosome 8, dImpGla2.1, whole genome shotgun sequence genome includes a window with the following:
- the LOC124911928 gene encoding transcription factor MYB8-like has product MRSPCCDKQDNNKGAWSMQEDQKLIDYIQKHGEGSWRLIPKTAGLLRCGKSCRLRWINYLRPDLKRGNFGEDEEDLIIKLHALLGNRWSLIAGRLPGRTDNEVKNYWNTHIRRKLIKMGIDPNNHRMNQLGSFHPHTSNTKETNSATSEGNTAHLASTSTSNVDHVSDGISCLENEQLSGCRSLLPDLNLDVVDEEEIKTVKVVTTLMPSEVESSPTPTLPLFS; this is encoded by the exons ATGAGGAGTCCTTGTTGTGATAAACAAGACAACAACAAAGGAGCTTGGTCCATGCAAGAAGATCAAAAGCTCATAGACTACATTCAAAAACACGGCGAAGGTTCTTGGCGCTTAATACCTAAGACCGCAG GACTACTTCGTTGCGGTAAAAGTTGTAGACTTAGATGGATAAATTATCTAAGACCCGATCTTAAAAGAGGAAATTTtggtgaagatgaagaagacctCATCATTAAGCTACACGCACTCTTAGGAAACAG GTGGTCTTTAATTGCTGGACGATTGCCTGGAAGAACAGACAATGAAGTGAAAAACTATTGGAACACTCACATTAGAAGGAAACTTATAAAGATGGGCATTGATCCAAACAATCATCGAATGAACCAATTAGGTTCATTTCATCCTCACACCTCAAATACCAAGGAAACTAATTCAGCTACTTCCGAAGGCAATACGGCCCATCTAGCTAGCACTAGTACGAGTAATGTTGATCATGTCTCCGATGGGATAAGTTGTCTCGAGAATGAACAACTAAGCGGTTGTCGATCGTTGCTCCCTGATCTGAACCTTGATGttgttgatgaagaagaaataaaaacagTAAAGGTTGTCACAACATTAATGCCCAGTGAAGTTGAATCTAGTCCAACTCCAACCCTTCCACTTTTTAGTTAA
- the LOC124913094 gene encoding myb-related protein 308-like, whose translation MRSPCCDKQDNNKGAWSMQEDQKLIDYIQKHGEGSWRLIPKTAGLLRCGKSCRLRWINYLRPDLKRGNFGEDEEDLIIKLHALLGNRWSLIAGRLPGRTDNEVKNYWNTHIRRKLIKMGIDPNNHRMNQLGSFLPHTTNTKETNSTTSEGNTAHLANTSTSNVDHVSDGISCLENEQLSGCQSLLPDLNLDVVDEEEIKTVKVVTALMPSEVEFSPTPTLCLFS comes from the exons ATGAGGAGTCCTTGTTGTGATAAACAAGACAACAACAAAGGAGCTTGGTCCATGCAAGAAGATCAAAAGCTCATAGACTACATTCAAAAACACGGCGAAGGTTCTTGGCGCTTAATACCCAAGACCGCAG gACTACTTCGTTGCGGTAAAAGTTGTAGACTTAGATGGATAAATTATCTAAGACCCGATCTTAAGAGAGGAAATTTtggtgaagatgaagaagacctCATCATTAAGTTACACGCACTCCTAGGAAACAG GTGGTCGTTAATTGCTGGAAGATTGCCTGGAAGAACCGACAATGAAGTGAAAAACTATTGGAACACACACATTAGAAGGAAACTTATAAAGATGGGTATTGATCCAAACAATCACCGAATGAACCAATTAGGTTCATTTCTTCCTCACACCACAAATACCAAGGAAACTAATTCAACGACTTCCGAAGGCAACACGGCCCATCTAGCTAACACTAGTACGAGTAATGTTGATCATGTCTCCGATGGGATAAGTTGTCTCGAGAATGAACAACTAAGCGGTTGTCAATCGTTGCTCCCTGATCTGAACCTTGATGttgttgatgaagaagaaataaaaacagTAAAGGTTGTCACAGCATTAATGCCCAGTGAAGTTGAATTTAGTCCAACTCCTACTCTTTGCCTTTTTAGTTAA